A single Methanocaldococcus bathoardescens DNA region contains:
- a CDS encoding ABC transporter ATP-binding protein: MILSVDGVEFAYKSRKILNNIKFEVKRGEVVSILGVNGAGKSTLLKCINKILKPKRGTILIDNFDINKLDGYELAKKVGYVPQRAEGNYMTVFDAVLLGRKPHIKWEVTNRDIEITHKVLKLLNLEDYALRYTNELSGGELQKVIIARALVQEPQILLLDEPTNNLDLKNQLEVMRIIRDISKSQNIASIVVMHDLNLALRYSDKFIMLKNGVIFAEGGKEVINPENIKEVYGVDVYVENVRGIPIVVPIG, from the coding sequence ATGATTCTATCTGTTGATGGAGTTGAATTTGCATACAAAAGTAGGAAAATATTAAATAATATAAAATTTGAGGTTAAGAGGGGAGAAGTTGTTTCCATTCTTGGGGTTAATGGGGCTGGAAAATCAACACTCTTAAAATGCATAAATAAAATTTTAAAGCCAAAAAGAGGAACAATATTAATTGATAATTTTGATATAAATAAATTGGATGGATATGAATTGGCAAAAAAGGTAGGTTATGTTCCGCAGAGAGCTGAAGGAAACTATATGACTGTATTTGATGCTGTTTTATTAGGGAGGAAACCACACATAAAATGGGAAGTAACTAATAGGGATATAGAAATAACCCACAAAGTTTTAAAGCTTTTAAACTTAGAAGATTATGCTTTAAGATACACAAATGAGTTGAGTGGTGGAGAGTTGCAGAAAGTGATAATAGCAAGAGCTTTAGTTCAGGAGCCACAAATTTTGTTGTTAGATGAGCCAACAAATAATTTGGATTTAAAAAATCAGTTGGAGGTTATGAGAATTATTAGAGATATATCAAAATCCCAAAATATTGCTTCAATTGTAGTTATGCATGATTTAAATTTAGCTTTAAGATACTCTGATAAGTTTATAATGCTAAAAAATGGAGTGATTTTTGCTGAAGGAGGGAAAGAAGTTATAAATCCAGAGAATATTAAGGAAGTTTATGGAGTTGATGTTTATGTTGAAAATGTTAGAGGGATTCCTATAGTTGTTCCAATAGGATAA
- a CDS encoding FecCD family ABC transporter permease yields MDIPQKYKRYTKKKITFGIILFIVLFLSSIYALCVGDYKLTVNQVVNALMGYENSSIDLVVWNIRLPRIFAAIIAGMSLAVAGAVMQCILRNPLASPFTMGISHGAMFGASLSIILFGLGGAESSGRIFINNPYMITVFAFLGALIGVVVILFLAKLRGLTPEAIILAGVAMSSLFTAGTMLIQYFADDLQLAAMVYWTFGDLGRPLWEEIYIMAGIMIPSLLYFIYKRWDYNALEAGEETAKSLGVDTEKTRLIGMLIASLLTAVDVAFLGIIGFVGLICPHIVRICIGGDYRFLIPISALFGAVLLLIADTFARTIIAPIVLPVGILTSFLGAPMFLYLLLKMYKK; encoded by the coding sequence ATGGACATTCCTCAGAAGTATAAGCGATATACAAAAAAGAAGATAACTTTTGGAATTATACTGTTTATAGTTCTATTTTTAAGCTCAATTTATGCTTTATGTGTAGGGGATTATAAATTAACTGTTAATCAGGTTGTAAATGCTTTGATGGGTTATGAAAATAGCAGTATAGATTTGGTTGTTTGGAACATTAGATTACCGAGAATATTTGCTGCAATAATTGCAGGGATGTCTTTGGCTGTTGCTGGGGCAGTTATGCAATGCATTTTAAGAAATCCATTAGCAAGTCCATTTACAATGGGAATTTCTCATGGAGCAATGTTTGGTGCATCTCTTTCCATAATTTTATTCGGATTAGGAGGAGCTGAAAGTAGCGGTAGGATATTTATAAACAACCCATACATGATAACAGTTTTTGCATTCTTAGGAGCTTTAATTGGAGTTGTTGTAATTTTATTCCTTGCAAAGTTAAGGGGTTTAACACCAGAGGCTATAATTTTAGCTGGTGTGGCAATGAGCTCATTATTTACAGCTGGAACTATGCTTATACAATACTTTGCAGATGATTTGCAGTTAGCAGCAATGGTTTATTGGACTTTTGGTGATTTAGGCAGACCTCTATGGGAAGAGATTTATATCATGGCAGGGATTATGATTCCTTCTTTATTATATTTCATTTATAAGAGATGGGATTACAACGCCTTAGAAGCTGGAGAAGAAACTGCCAAATCATTAGGTGTTGATACAGAGAAAACACGATTAATTGGAATGCTTATAGCTTCACTTTTAACAGCTGTAGATGTTGCATTTTTGGGAATAATTGGATTTGTAGGTTTAATCTGCCCACATATAGTTAGAATTTGTATTGGTGGAGATTATAGGTTTTTAATTCCAATATCTGCATTATTTGGGGCTGTTCTGCTATTAATAGCAGATACATTTGCAAGGACAATAATTGCTCCAATTGTCTTGCCAGTTGGGATATTAACTTCATTTTTAGGAGCACCAATGTTTCTCTATTTGCTATTGAAGATGTATAAGAAATAA
- a CDS encoding iron ABC transporter substrate-binding protein — protein MLKKLIGLLTILIVAIGFCGCMENTVENKTQLANEDTGKIKIVDAIGREVEVPKEVNRIICSGPGCLRLIVYLNATDKVVGIEGFEKKKSTGRPYIIAHPELLNLPVIGNGGPADIGKGPNLEQTLKVQPDVIFITYVTKEKADEIQQKTGIPVIVLSYGKLATFNNEDIFNSLRIVGKILGKEDRAEEVIKFIKDCENDLKNRTKDIPDEEKPTVYVGGIGFKGMHGIDSTQCKYPPFEVVNAKNVADELNKEGHAFVNKEQIIEWNPDYIFIDEAGLKLVIEDYNKNTEFYNSLKAFKNGNVYGLLPYNFYTTNIGTALADAYYIGKVLYPERFADINPEEKADEIYTFLVGKPVYEEMKKQFGGFKKLEFSS, from the coding sequence ATGTTAAAAAAGCTAATAGGTTTATTAACAATTCTAATTGTTGCCATTGGGTTTTGTGGATGTATGGAAAATACGGTAGAGAATAAAACTCAATTAGCTAATGAAGATACTGGAAAGATAAAGATAGTCGATGCTATTGGTAGAGAAGTTGAGGTTCCAAAGGAAGTTAATAGAATAATCTGCTCAGGCCCTGGATGTTTAAGATTAATTGTCTATCTAAATGCAACCGATAAGGTTGTAGGAATTGAAGGCTTTGAAAAGAAAAAAAGCACAGGAAGGCCTTATATAATAGCACATCCAGAGCTTTTAAACCTTCCAGTAATTGGAAATGGTGGGCCTGCAGATATAGGCAAAGGGCCTAATTTAGAGCAAACTTTGAAAGTTCAGCCAGATGTAATATTCATAACTTATGTAACTAAAGAAAAAGCAGATGAAATTCAGCAAAAAACTGGAATTCCAGTTATTGTTTTAAGTTATGGAAAGTTGGCAACATTTAATAATGAAGACATCTTCAACTCTTTAAGAATAGTTGGAAAGATTTTAGGAAAAGAAGATAGAGCTGAAGAAGTTATTAAATTTATAAAAGATTGTGAAAATGATTTGAAAAATAGAACAAAAGACATTCCAGATGAAGAAAAGCCAACTGTCTATGTTGGAGGAATTGGATTTAAAGGAATGCATGGAATTGATAGCACTCAATGCAAATATCCACCATTTGAGGTAGTTAATGCAAAGAATGTTGCTGATGAGTTAAATAAAGAGGGGCATGCATTTGTTAATAAAGAACAAATCATAGAATGGAATCCTGACTACATATTTATTGATGAAGCAGGATTAAAGTTAGTTATTGAAGATTACAACAAAAATACAGAGTTTTATAACTCATTAAAGGCATTTAAGAATGGAAATGTCTATGGTTTATTACCATACAACTTCTATACAACAAACATTGGAACAGCATTAGCAGATGCATACTACATTGGAAAAGTTCTCTATCCAGAGAGATTTGCTGATATAAATCCAGAAGAAAAGGCAGATGAGATTTACACTTTCTTAGTTGGTAAGCCAGTTTATGAAGAGATGAAAAAGCAGTTCGGTGGATTTAAGAAATTAGAGTTTAGCAGTTAA
- a CDS encoding ATP-binding protein, which produces MKISICGKGGCGKSSITTLMAKEFAKNGYRVLVIDGDESNLSLHKLLGMDMPKDFIEYLGGRKEFMKKLKSQPKENVKLFEELSIESLPKDYLVEKDNIKLLAIGKIHDFGEGCACPMGVLLREFLKSLKLKDKEVVIVDTEAGIEHFGRGVEGGCDVIIAIIDPTYESIRLSQKIEEIGEKLGKKVYFIVNKVDDETKDLVLENINKDKVIAVIPNNKEIMKYGLKGEELKAEIPEIKEVVEFLTK; this is translated from the coding sequence ATGAAAATTTCTATCTGTGGAAAGGGAGGTTGTGGAAAAAGCTCAATAACAACATTAATGGCTAAGGAATTTGCTAAAAATGGTTATAGAGTTTTAGTTATTGACGGGGATGAGTCAAATTTAAGTTTGCATAAGTTGTTAGGCATGGATATGCCAAAGGACTTTATAGAGTATCTTGGTGGAAGAAAAGAATTCATGAAAAAATTAAAATCACAACCTAAAGAAAATGTTAAGCTATTTGAGGAGTTATCAATTGAATCTCTTCCAAAGGATTATCTGGTAGAGAAAGATAATATAAAGCTTTTGGCAATTGGAAAAATCCACGATTTTGGAGAAGGTTGTGCATGTCCAATGGGAGTCTTGCTTAGAGAATTTTTAAAGAGTTTAAAGTTGAAAGATAAAGAGGTTGTTATTGTTGATACTGAAGCTGGAATAGAGCATTTTGGTAGAGGAGTTGAGGGAGGGTGTGATGTTATCATAGCAATAATAGACCCAACTTATGAATCTATAAGATTATCTCAAAAGATTGAAGAGATTGGAGAGAAATTGGGTAAGAAAGTTTATTTCATAGTCAATAAGGTAGATGATGAAACAAAAGATTTAGTCCTTGAAAATATTAATAAGGATAAAGTTATTGCAGTTATTCCAAATAATAAAGAAATTATGAAATATGGATTAAAAGGAGAAGAATTAAAAGCTGAAATACCTGAAATTAAAGAAGTTGTGGAATTTTTAACTAAATAA
- the mcrA gene encoding coenzyme-B sulfoethylthiotransferase subunit alpha, with product MDVEKKLFLKALKEKFEEDPKEKYTKFYIFGGWRQSARKREFVEFAQKLIEKRGGIPFYNPDIGVPLGQRKLMTYKISGTDAFVEGDDLHFCNNAAIQQLVDDIKRTVIVGMDTAHAVLEKRLGVEVTPETINEYMETINHALPGGAVVQEHMVEVHPGLVWDCYAKIFTGNDELADEIDKRFLIDINKEFPEEQAEMLKRYIGNRTYQVSRVPTIVVRCCDGGTVARWSAMQIGMSFITAYKLCAGEAAIADFSYAAKHADVIQMGTILPARRARGPNEPGGVPFGIFADIVQTSRVSDDPAQVTLEVIGAAATFYDQVWLGSYMSGGVGFTQYASATYTDDILDDFIYYGLDYVEKKYGLCGVKPSMDVVKDIATEVTLYGLEQYDEYPALLEDHFGGSQRAGVTAAAAGCSVAFATGNSNAGINGWYLSQIMHKEYHSRLGFYGYDLQDQCGAANSLSIRSDEGLLHECRGPNYPNYAMNVGHQPEYAGIAQAPHAARGDAFCLNPIIKVAFADDNLIFDFKWPRKCIAKGALREFEPAGERDLIIPAA from the coding sequence ATGGACGTTGAGAAAAAACTCTTCCTAAAAGCATTAAAAGAAAAGTTTGAAGAAGACCCAAAAGAGAAATACACCAAATTTTATATATTTGGAGGATGGAGACAATCAGCAAGAAAGAGAGAGTTTGTTGAATTTGCTCAAAAATTAATTGAGAAGAGAGGAGGAATTCCATTCTACAACCCAGATATTGGAGTTCCTTTAGGGCAAAGAAAGTTGATGACCTATAAAATATCAGGAACTGATGCTTTTGTTGAAGGGGATGACTTACACTTCTGCAACAACGCAGCAATACAGCAATTAGTTGATGATATTAAAAGAACAGTTATTGTAGGGATGGATACAGCTCACGCTGTATTAGAGAAAAGGTTAGGGGTAGAGGTTACACCAGAAACAATTAACGAATACATGGAGACAATCAACCACGCTTTACCAGGAGGGGCTGTTGTCCAAGAGCACATGGTTGAGGTTCATCCTGGTTTAGTTTGGGACTGTTATGCTAAGATATTTACAGGAAATGATGAATTAGCAGATGAGATTGATAAAAGGTTTTTAATTGACATAAATAAAGAATTCCCTGAAGAACAGGCAGAGATGTTAAAGAGATACATTGGAAATAGAACTTATCAAGTAAGTAGAGTTCCTACAATAGTTGTTAGATGTTGTGATGGAGGGACAGTTGCAAGATGGAGTGCAATGCAAATAGGAATGAGTTTCATTACTGCCTACAAATTATGTGCTGGAGAAGCGGCAATTGCTGATTTCTCTTACGCTGCAAAGCACGCTGACGTTATCCAAATGGGAACAATATTGCCAGCAAGAAGAGCAAGAGGGCCTAATGAGCCAGGAGGAGTGCCATTTGGAATATTTGCAGATATAGTACAAACATCAAGGGTTAGTGATGACCCAGCTCAAGTAACATTAGAGGTTATTGGTGCAGCAGCAACATTCTACGACCAAGTTTGGTTAGGAAGTTACATGTCTGGAGGAGTAGGATTTACACAGTATGCATCAGCAACATATACAGATGATATTTTAGATGATTTCATCTACTATGGATTGGATTATGTTGAGAAAAAGTATGGTTTATGTGGAGTTAAGCCAAGTATGGATGTTGTTAAAGATATAGCAACAGAAGTAACTTTATACGGTTTAGAGCAGTATGATGAATACCCAGCTTTATTAGAAGACCACTTTGGTGGTTCTCAAAGAGCAGGGGTTACAGCAGCTGCAGCTGGATGTTCAGTAGCGTTTGCAACAGGAAACTCAAACGCTGGAATTAACGGATGGTATCTAAGCCAAATTATGCATAAAGAGTATCACAGCAGATTAGGATTCTATGGTTATGACTTGCAAGACCAGTGTGGGGCAGCAAACTCATTATCAATTAGAAGTGATGAAGGTCTGTTACATGAATGTAGAGGACCTAACTATCCAAACTATGCAATGAACGTCGGGCATCAGCCAGAGTATGCAGGAATTGCTCAAGCTCCTCATGCGGCAAGGGGGGATGCGTTCTGTCTAAACCCAATAATTAAAGTAGCGTTTGCAGATGACAACTTAATATTCGACTTCAAGTGGCCAAGAAAGTGTATAGCAAAAGGTGCTTTAAGAGAGTTTGAGCCAGCTGGAGAAAGAGATTTAATCATCCCTGCGGCATAA
- the mcrG gene encoding coenzyme-B sulfoethylthiotransferase subunit gamma — MAYKPQFYPGNTIIAENRRKHMNPDVELKKLRDIPDDGIVKILGHRNPGESYKTVHPPLEEMDFEEDVIKEIVEPIQGAKEGVRVRYIQFADSMYNAPAQPYDRARTYMWRFRGIDTGTLSGRQVIEMRELDLEKISKNFLIDTEFFDPATCGIRGATVHGHSLRLDENGLMFDGLQRYIYDEKTGHVLYVKDQVGRPLDEPVDVGEPLPQDYLAKITTIYRKDNIGMREDKEALEVVQIIHEARTKGGFGLEVFKKDLKKRLGEE, encoded by the coding sequence ATGGCATACAAACCACAATTTTATCCTGGAAATACAATAATTGCTGAAAATAGAAGAAAGCACATGAATCCTGATGTTGAGTTAAAGAAATTGAGAGATATTCCAGACGATGGGATAGTTAAGATATTAGGACATAGAAACCCTGGAGAGAGTTATAAGACAGTTCATCCACCATTGGAAGAAATGGACTTTGAAGAGGATGTTATTAAAGAGATTGTTGAACCAATTCAAGGAGCTAAGGAGGGAGTTAGAGTTAGATACATCCAGTTTGCTGATTCTATGTATAATGCCCCAGCTCAACCTTATGACAGAGCAAGAACATACATGTGGAGATTTAGAGGGATTGATACTGGAACATTATCAGGAAGACAAGTTATTGAGATGAGAGAGCTCGACTTAGAAAAAATCTCTAAGAATTTCTTAATTGATACAGAATTCTTTGACCCAGCAACTTGTGGAATAAGAGGGGCTACAGTTCACGGGCACTCATTAAGATTGGATGAAAACGGCTTGATGTTTGACGGTTTGCAGAGATACATCTATGATGAAAAGACAGGACATGTTTTGTATGTTAAAGACCAAGTTGGAAGACCTTTAGATGAACCAGTAGATGTTGGAGAGCCGTTACCACAAGATTACTTGGCAAAAATAACAACAATTTACAGAAAAGACAACATTGGAATGAGAGAGGATAAAGAAGCTTTAGAGGTTGTTCAAATAATCCATGAGGCAAGAACAAAAGGAGGATTTGGTTTAGAAGTATTTAAAAAAGATTTGAAAAAGAGATTAGGTGAAGAATAA
- the mcrB gene encoding coenzyme-B sulfoethylthiotransferase subunit beta, with protein MLHYEDRIDLYDERGKLLEENIPLEAISPLKNPTIEKIVNDIKRSVAINLAGIENALRTGAVGGKACFCPGRELDLPIVENAEIIAEKIKRMVQIDEDDDTVVKLINGGKQILLQLPSKRLRVAADYTVSALIGGGATVQAIVDTFEVDMFDAPVVKTAVMGRYPQTVDFHGANIATLLGPPVLLEGLGYGLRNIMANHIVAVTRKKTLNAVALASILEQTAMFETGDALGAFERLHLLGLAFQGLNANNLTFELVKQNGKDGTVGTVVASVVERALEDGVIRPLKTMPSGYTVYEPVDWALWNAYAASGLVAAVIVNVGAARAAQGVASTVLYYNDILEYETGLPSVDFGRAEGTAVGFSFFSHSIYGGGGPGTFHGNHVVTRHSKGFAIPCAAAAMCLDAGTQMFSVERTSALVGTVYSAIDHLREPLKYVAEGAVEIKEKEKVI; from the coding sequence ATGCTACATTATGAAGATAGGATAGATTTATATGACGAGAGAGGGAAGTTGTTAGAGGAAAATATCCCATTAGAAGCGATAAGCCCGTTAAAAAACCCAACAATTGAGAAGATAGTTAATGACATTAAGAGGAGTGTTGCGATAAACTTAGCAGGAATAGAGAATGCTTTAAGAACAGGAGCCGTTGGAGGAAAGGCCTGTTTCTGTCCAGGAAGAGAATTGGATTTACCAATTGTAGAAAACGCTGAAATTATTGCTGAAAAGATAAAAAGAATGGTTCAAATTGATGAAGATGATGATACAGTTGTTAAGTTAATCAACGGAGGTAAGCAGATACTCTTACAATTGCCATCAAAGAGATTGAGAGTAGCTGCTGACTATACAGTTTCAGCATTAATTGGAGGAGGGGCAACTGTTCAGGCAATTGTTGATACTTTTGAAGTTGATATGTTCGATGCTCCAGTTGTTAAAACAGCAGTTATGGGAAGATATCCACAAACAGTTGATTTCCATGGGGCAAATATTGCTACATTATTGGGGCCGCCAGTTTTATTAGAAGGGCTTGGTTATGGGTTGAGAAATATTATGGCAAACCACATTGTAGCAGTTACAAGGAAAAAGACATTAAATGCTGTTGCTTTGGCGTCAATATTGGAGCAGACGGCAATGTTTGAGACAGGAGATGCATTAGGAGCTTTTGAGAGATTACACTTGTTAGGTTTAGCGTTCCAGGGATTAAATGCTAACAATTTAACATTTGAGCTTGTAAAACAGAATGGAAAGGACGGAACAGTTGGAACTGTGGTAGCTTCAGTCGTTGAGAGAGCTTTAGAAGATGGAGTTATAAGACCTTTAAAAACAATGCCTTCTGGATACACAGTTTATGAGCCAGTAGATTGGGCTTTATGGAATGCCTATGCAGCATCAGGTTTAGTTGCTGCGGTTATTGTTAACGTTGGGGCTGCAAGAGCAGCTCAAGGTGTTGCTTCAACTGTCCTTTACTACAACGATATCTTAGAATACGAAACTGGTTTGCCAAGCGTTGATTTTGGTAGAGCAGAGGGGACAGCAGTTGGTTTCTCATTCTTTAGCCATTCAATCTACGGAGGAGGAGGGCCTGGAACATTCCACGGAAACCACGTTGTTACAAGACACTCAAAAGGATTTGCTATCCCATGTGCTGCAGCTGCAATGTGCTTAGATGCTGGAACTCAAATGTTCTCAGTTGAGAGAACTTCAGCATTAGTAGGAACTGTTTATAGTGCTATTGACCACTTAAGAGAGCCATTAAAATATGTTGCTGAAGGGGCTGTAGAGATAAAAGAAAAAGAAAAAGTTATCTAA
- a CDS encoding CopG family ribbon-helix-helix protein, whose product MERISLTIEKKLLKDVDEIIDKEKISRSEFIRRALEYYVKKYDWLSRIESKIGEITVIYNSKAVEDIIELESQYRDIVIISLEIPFEGKIIRKIAIKGQRDRIIELANKLKGISNVELAQLTTISI is encoded by the coding sequence ATGGAACGGATTTCACTAACCATTGAGAAAAAACTGCTAAAGGACGTTGATGAAATTATAGATAAAGAAAAAATATCCCGTTCAGAATTCATAAGGAGGGCTTTAGAGTATTATGTAAAAAAATATGACTGGCTTAGTAGAATTGAATCAAAAATTGGCGAAATAACAGTTATCTACAACTCAAAGGCTGTTGAAGATATTATTGAATTGGAAAGCCAATATAGAGATATTGTGATAATATCTCTCGAAATTCCGTTTGAAGGAAAAATCATTAGAAAGATTGCAATTAAAGGGCAGAGGGATAGAATAATTGAATTAGCAAATAAATTAAAAGGTATTAGTAATGTTGAACTTGCCCAACTAACTACAATTAGCATTTAG